A stretch of the Rhizomicrobium sp. genome encodes the following:
- the ppa gene encoding inorganic diphosphatase: MDLSKIPAGRNPPRDINVLIEIPAGGAPVKYEIDKASGALFVDRFLHTAMFYPGNYGFVPQTLSEDGDPLDVLVITAVPVASGAVIRCRPVGALIMTDQAGPDEKIIAVPTDDLHPFHTGVRSYRDLPEILLKQIVHFFQHYKDLEPDKWTRIGNWVGRKAAEKLIADGIARAKAKPAARKKRP; the protein is encoded by the coding sequence ATGGACCTCAGCAAGATTCCCGCCGGCCGCAACCCCCCGCGCGACATCAATGTCCTGATCGAGATCCCGGCCGGCGGCGCGCCGGTGAAATACGAGATCGACAAGGCCTCGGGCGCGCTGTTCGTCGACCGCTTCCTGCACACCGCGATGTTCTATCCGGGCAATTACGGCTTCGTGCCGCAGACCCTGTCGGAGGACGGCGATCCGCTCGACGTGCTGGTGATCACGGCGGTGCCGGTGGCGTCGGGCGCGGTGATCCGCTGCCGCCCGGTCGGCGCGCTGATCATGACCGACCAGGCCGGTCCCGATGAGAAGATCATCGCCGTGCCGACCGACGACCTGCACCCCTTCCATACCGGCGTGCGGTCCTACAGGGACTTGCCGGAGATTCTGCTCAAGCAGATCGTGCACTTCTTCCAGCACTACAAGGACCTCGAGCCCGACAAATGGACCCGCATCGGCAATTGGGTCGGCCGCAAGGCGGCCGAAAAGCTGATCGCCGACGGTATCGCGCGCGCAAAGGCCAAGCCGGCGGCGCGCAAGAAACGCCCGTAA
- a CDS encoding SMP-30/gluconolactonase/LRE family protein encodes MTRAEPFVSGLKFGEGLRWHQGRFWYSDFFNHRISSAAPDGTVRAEVEFDDQPSGLGWLPDGRLLFVAMTSQRVMRREADGRIVEHADLKGFAKFHANDMVVDVRGNALVGCFGFDLDAFAAEHGPAALWTPPGPPTAPILRVTPDGKATIASPDQKFPNGMAIVDGGKTLIAAETFLPGLTAFDLAEDGTLSNRRVWASLVPPFAPDGICADSEGAIWCANALAPECVRVGKGGEILERVETSMNAFACTLGGVDGRSLVIATSQSHGAGNVSGMLEIARVSIAA; translated from the coding sequence ATGACCAGGGCGGAACCGTTCGTTTCCGGGCTGAAATTCGGCGAAGGCCTGCGTTGGCATCAGGGGCGCTTCTGGTATTCCGACTTCTTCAACCACCGCATATCGAGCGCCGCGCCGGATGGCACGGTGCGGGCGGAGGTGGAATTCGACGACCAGCCCTCGGGGCTCGGCTGGCTGCCGGACGGCCGGCTGCTGTTCGTCGCCATGACCAGCCAGCGCGTGATGCGGCGCGAAGCCGACGGCAGGATCGTGGAGCACGCCGATCTCAAGGGGTTCGCCAAGTTCCACGCCAACGACATGGTGGTGGATGTTCGCGGCAATGCGCTCGTCGGCTGCTTCGGGTTCGATCTCGACGCGTTCGCCGCGGAGCATGGACCGGCGGCGCTGTGGACGCCGCCCGGCCCCCCGACCGCGCCGATCCTGCGCGTGACGCCGGACGGCAAGGCCACCATCGCCTCGCCCGACCAGAAATTCCCCAACGGCATGGCGATCGTCGACGGCGGCAAGACGCTGATCGCGGCGGAGACCTTTCTGCCGGGGCTCACCGCGTTCGACCTGGCGGAAGATGGCACGCTGTCGAACCGGCGGGTCTGGGCTTCGCTGGTGCCGCCTTTCGCGCCGGATGGGATCTGCGCCGACAGCGAAGGCGCGATCTGGTGCGCCAATGCGCTGGCGCCGGAATGCGTGCGGGTCGGCAAGGGGGGCGAGATCCTCGAACGGGTCGAGACCTCGATGAACGCGTTCGCCTGCACGCTGGGTGGCGTGGACGGCCGCAGCCTCGTCATCGCGACGTCGCAGTCGCACGGCGCGGGGAATGTGAGCGGCATGCTGGAGATCGCGCGGGTGAGCATCGCTGCTTAG